In the Urocitellus parryii isolate mUroPar1 chromosome 10, mUroPar1.hap1, whole genome shotgun sequence genome, one interval contains:
- the Add1 gene encoding alpha-adducin isoform X1, with product MNGDTRAAVVTSPPPTTAPHKERYFDRVDENNPEYLRERNMAPDLRQDFNMMEQKKRVSMILQSPAFCEELESMIQEQFKKGKNPTGLLALQQIADFMTTNVPNVYPAAPQGGMAALNMSLGMVTPVNDLRGSDSIAYDKGEKLLRCKLAAFYRLADLFGWSQLIYNHITTRVNSEQEHFLIVPFGLLYSEVTASSLVKINLQGDIVDRGSTNLGVNQAGFTLHSAIYAARPDVKCVVHIHTPAGAAVSAMKCGLLPISPEALSLGEVAYHDYHGILVDEEEKVLIQKNLGPRSKVLILRNHGLVSVGESVEEAFYYIHNLVVACEIQVRTLASAGGPDNLVLLDPGKYKAKSRAPGSPAGEGTTSPPKWQIGEQEFEALMRMLDNLGYRTGYPYRYPALREKSKKYSDVEVPASVTGYSFASDGDSGTCSPLRHSFQKQQREKTRWLNSGRGDEASEEGQNGSSPKSKTKVWTNITHDHVKPLLQSLSSGVCVPSCITNCLWTKEDGPRTSTSAVPNLFVPLNTNPKEVQEMRNKIREQNLQDIKTAGPQSQVLCGVVMDRSLVQDAPLSDCTETIEGLELTEQTFSPAKSLYFRKGELVTASKAIIEKEYQPHVIVSTTGPNPFNTLTDRELEEYRREVERKQKGSEDNLDEAREQKEESLPDQSVVPHTPPSTPVKLEEDLLQEPAPGDDSDAATFKPMLPDLSPDEPSEALGFSTLEEEEEAQGPPSPTPDPAADPEPASAPVAEETAPPAAEEGSAVDPGSDGSPGKSPSKKKKKFRTPSFLKKSKKRGDS from the exons GCTTTCTGTGAAGAGTTGGAGTCAATGatacaagaacaatttaaaaagggGAAGAACCCCACAGGCCTATTGGCATTGCAGCAGATTGCAGATTTCATGACCACCAATGTACCAAATGTCTATCCAGCAGCTCCACAAGGAGGGATGGCCGCCTTAAACATGA GTCTTGGTATGGTGACTCCTGTGAATGACCTCAGAGGCTCGGACTCCATTGCTTATGACAAAGGGGAGAAACTGCTGCGATGTAAACTGGCAGCGTTTTACAGGCTGGCAGATCTCTTTGGGTGGTCCCAGCTCATCTACAATCACATCACG ACCAGAGTGAACTCGGAGCAGGAGCACTTCCTCATTGTACCTTTTGGACTTCTTTACAGTGAAGTGACTGCATCCAGCCTG gtTAAGATAAATCTACAAGGAGATATCGTGGATCGTGGAAGTACTAACCTAGGAGTGAACCAAGCTGGCTTCACATTGCATTCTGCAATCTATGCTGCACGGCCAGATGTTAAGTGTGTTGTGCACATTCACACCCCAGCAGGAGCTGCG GTCTCTGCCATGAAGTGCGGCCTCTTGCCCATCTCCCCAGAAGCACTTTCCCTTGGAGAAGTGGCTTATCATGACTATCATGGCATTCTGGTTGATGAAGAGGAAAAGGTTTTGATTCAGAAAAATCTGGGGCCCAGAAGTAAG GTTCTCATTCTCCGGAATCACGGGCTCGTGTCAGTGGGAGAGAGCGTGGAGGAGGCTTTCTATTACATCCATAACCTCGTGGTTGCCTGTGAAATCCAG GTTCGGACGCTGGCCAGTGCAGGAGGGCCAGACAACTTAGTACTGCTGGATCCCGGGAAGTACAAGGCCAAATCCCGTGCTCCAGGGTCTCCGGCGGGGGAAGGCACTACATCACCTCCCAAGTGGCAGATTGGGGAGCAGGAATTTGAAGCCCTCATGCGGATGCTTGATAATCTG GGCTACAGGACTGGCTATCCCTATCGATACCCTGCTCTAAGAGAGAAATCTAAAAAATACAGCGATGTGGAGGTTCCTGCTAGTGTCACTGGTTACTCCTTTGCTAGTGACGGTGATTCGGGCACTTGCTCCCCTCTCAGACACAGTTTTCAGAAGCAGCAGCGAGAGAAGACAAGATGGCTGAACTCTGGCCGGGGTGACGAAGCTTCTGAGGAAGGGCAGAATGGAAGCAGTCCCAAGTCGAAGACTAAGGTGTGGACGAACATTACACACGATCACGTGAAACCCTTGCTGCAGTCTCTCTCGTCCGGTGTCTGCGTGCCAAGCTGTATTACCAACTGCTTG TGGACTAAAGAGGATGGACCTAGAACTTCCACCTCTGCTGTCCCTAACCTGTTTGTCCCATTGAACACTAACCCAAAAGAGGTCCAGGAGATGAGGAACAAG ATCCGAGAGCAGAACTTGCAGGACATTAAAACTGCTGGCCCTCAGTCCCAGGTTTTGTGTGGTGTGGTGATGGACAGAAGCCTCGTCCAG GACGCACCCCTCTCTGACTGTACGGAGACTATCGAAGGGCTCGAGCTTACAGAGCAGACCTTTAGCCCTGCTAAATCTCTCTATTTTAGAAAG GGGGAGCTGGTGACGGCCTCCAAGGCCATCATTGAGAAGGAGTACCAGCCCCACGTCATCGTGAGCACCACAGGCCCCAACCCCTTCAACACACTCACAGACCGCGAGCTGGAGGAGTACCGCAGGGAGGTGGAGCGGAAGCAGAAGGGCTCTGAAG ACAATCTGGATGAGGCGAGAGAGCAGAAGGAAGAGAGCCTTCCAGACCAGTCGGTTGTGCCCCACACTCCCCCCAGCACCCCTGTCAAGCTTGAAGAAG ACCTCCTGCAGGAGCCGGCTCCCGGAGACGACAGCGATGCTGCCACCTTCAAGCCGATGCTACCTGACCTGTCCCCCGACGAGCCTTCAGAAGCACTTGGCTTCTCGActctagaggaggaggaggaagcccagggTCCCCCAAGCCCTACCCCAGACCCCGCTGCTGACcctgagccagcctcagccccagtaGCTGAGGAGACAGCACCCCCAGCTGCCGAGGAGGGGTCTGCTGTGGATCCCGGCAGCGACGGGTCTCCAGGCAAGTCCCCGtctaagaagaagaagaagttccgcactccttccttcctgaagaAGAGCAAGAAGAGGGGTGACTCCTGA
- the Add1 gene encoding alpha-adducin isoform X2 encodes MNGDTRAAVVTSPPPTTAPHKERYFDRVDENNPEYLRERNMAPDLRQDFNMMEQKKRVSMILQSPAFCEELESMIQEQFKKGKNPTGLLALQQIADFMTTNVPNVYPAAPQGGMAALNMSLGMVTPVNDLRGSDSIAYDKGEKLLRCKLAAFYRLADLFGWSQLIYNHITTRVNSEQEHFLIVPFGLLYSEVTASSLVKINLQGDIVDRGSTNLGVNQAGFTLHSAIYAARPDVKCVVHIHTPAGAAVSAMKCGLLPISPEALSLGEVAYHDYHGILVDEEEKVLIQKNLGPRSKVLILRNHGLVSVGESVEEAFYYIHNLVVACEIQVRTLASAGGPDNLVLLDPGKYKAKSRAPGSPAGEGTTSPPKWQIGEQEFEALMRMLDNLGYRTGYPYRYPALREKSKKYSDVEVPASVTGYSFASDGDSGTCSPLRHSFQKQQREKTRWLNSGRGDEASEEGQNGSSPKSKTKWTKEDGPRTSTSAVPNLFVPLNTNPKEVQEMRNKIREQNLQDIKTAGPQSQVLCGVVMDRSLVQDAPLSDCTETIEGLELTEQTFSPAKSLYFRKGELVTASKAIIEKEYQPHVIVSTTGPNPFNTLTDRELEEYRREVERKQKGSEDNLDEAREQKEESLPDQSVVPHTPPSTPVKLEEDLLQEPAPGDDSDAATFKPMLPDLSPDEPSEALGFSTLEEEEEAQGPPSPTPDPAADPEPASAPVAEETAPPAAEEGSAVDPGSDGSPGKSPSKKKKKFRTPSFLKKSKKRGDS; translated from the exons GCTTTCTGTGAAGAGTTGGAGTCAATGatacaagaacaatttaaaaagggGAAGAACCCCACAGGCCTATTGGCATTGCAGCAGATTGCAGATTTCATGACCACCAATGTACCAAATGTCTATCCAGCAGCTCCACAAGGAGGGATGGCCGCCTTAAACATGA GTCTTGGTATGGTGACTCCTGTGAATGACCTCAGAGGCTCGGACTCCATTGCTTATGACAAAGGGGAGAAACTGCTGCGATGTAAACTGGCAGCGTTTTACAGGCTGGCAGATCTCTTTGGGTGGTCCCAGCTCATCTACAATCACATCACG ACCAGAGTGAACTCGGAGCAGGAGCACTTCCTCATTGTACCTTTTGGACTTCTTTACAGTGAAGTGACTGCATCCAGCCTG gtTAAGATAAATCTACAAGGAGATATCGTGGATCGTGGAAGTACTAACCTAGGAGTGAACCAAGCTGGCTTCACATTGCATTCTGCAATCTATGCTGCACGGCCAGATGTTAAGTGTGTTGTGCACATTCACACCCCAGCAGGAGCTGCG GTCTCTGCCATGAAGTGCGGCCTCTTGCCCATCTCCCCAGAAGCACTTTCCCTTGGAGAAGTGGCTTATCATGACTATCATGGCATTCTGGTTGATGAAGAGGAAAAGGTTTTGATTCAGAAAAATCTGGGGCCCAGAAGTAAG GTTCTCATTCTCCGGAATCACGGGCTCGTGTCAGTGGGAGAGAGCGTGGAGGAGGCTTTCTATTACATCCATAACCTCGTGGTTGCCTGTGAAATCCAG GTTCGGACGCTGGCCAGTGCAGGAGGGCCAGACAACTTAGTACTGCTGGATCCCGGGAAGTACAAGGCCAAATCCCGTGCTCCAGGGTCTCCGGCGGGGGAAGGCACTACATCACCTCCCAAGTGGCAGATTGGGGAGCAGGAATTTGAAGCCCTCATGCGGATGCTTGATAATCTG GGCTACAGGACTGGCTATCCCTATCGATACCCTGCTCTAAGAGAGAAATCTAAAAAATACAGCGATGTGGAGGTTCCTGCTAGTGTCACTGGTTACTCCTTTGCTAGTGACGGTGATTCGGGCACTTGCTCCCCTCTCAGACACAGTTTTCAGAAGCAGCAGCGAGAGAAGACAAGATGGCTGAACTCTGGCCGGGGTGACGAAGCTTCTGAGGAAGGGCAGAATGGAAGCAGTCCCAAGTCGAAGACTAAG TGGACTAAAGAGGATGGACCTAGAACTTCCACCTCTGCTGTCCCTAACCTGTTTGTCCCATTGAACACTAACCCAAAAGAGGTCCAGGAGATGAGGAACAAG ATCCGAGAGCAGAACTTGCAGGACATTAAAACTGCTGGCCCTCAGTCCCAGGTTTTGTGTGGTGTGGTGATGGACAGAAGCCTCGTCCAG GACGCACCCCTCTCTGACTGTACGGAGACTATCGAAGGGCTCGAGCTTACAGAGCAGACCTTTAGCCCTGCTAAATCTCTCTATTTTAGAAAG GGGGAGCTGGTGACGGCCTCCAAGGCCATCATTGAGAAGGAGTACCAGCCCCACGTCATCGTGAGCACCACAGGCCCCAACCCCTTCAACACACTCACAGACCGCGAGCTGGAGGAGTACCGCAGGGAGGTGGAGCGGAAGCAGAAGGGCTCTGAAG ACAATCTGGATGAGGCGAGAGAGCAGAAGGAAGAGAGCCTTCCAGACCAGTCGGTTGTGCCCCACACTCCCCCCAGCACCCCTGTCAAGCTTGAAGAAG ACCTCCTGCAGGAGCCGGCTCCCGGAGACGACAGCGATGCTGCCACCTTCAAGCCGATGCTACCTGACCTGTCCCCCGACGAGCCTTCAGAAGCACTTGGCTTCTCGActctagaggaggaggaggaagcccagggTCCCCCAAGCCCTACCCCAGACCCCGCTGCTGACcctgagccagcctcagccccagtaGCTGAGGAGACAGCACCCCCAGCTGCCGAGGAGGGGTCTGCTGTGGATCCCGGCAGCGACGGGTCTCCAGGCAAGTCCCCGtctaagaagaagaagaagttccgcactccttccttcctgaagaAGAGCAAGAAGAGGGGTGACTCCTGA
- the Add1 gene encoding alpha-adducin isoform X4, giving the protein MNGDTRAAVVTSPPPTTAPHKERYFDRVDENNPEYLRERNMAPDLRQDFNMMEQKKRVSMILQSPAFCEELESMIQEQFKKGKNPTGLLALQQIADFMTTNVPNVYPAAPQGGMAALNMSLGMVTPVNDLRGSDSIAYDKGEKLLRCKLAAFYRLADLFGWSQLIYNHITTRVNSEQEHFLIVPFGLLYSEVTASSLVKINLQGDIVDRGSTNLGVNQAGFTLHSAIYAARPDVKCVVHIHTPAGAAVSAMKCGLLPISPEALSLGEVAYHDYHGILVDEEEKVLIQKNLGPRSKVLILRNHGLVSVGESVEEAFYYIHNLVVACEIQVRTLASAGGPDNLVLLDPGKYKAKSRAPGSPAGEGTTSPPKWQIGEQEFEALMRMLDNLGYRTGYPYRYPALREKSKKYSDVEVPASVTGYSFASDGDSGTCSPLRHSFQKQQREKTRWLNSGRGDEASEEGQNGSSPKSKTKWTKEDGPRTSTSAVPNLFVPLNTNPKEVQEMRNKIREQNLQDIKTAGPQSQVLCGVVMDRSLVQGELVTASKAIIEKEYQPHVIVSTTGPNPFNTLTDRELEEYRREVERKQKGSEDNLDEAREQKEESLPDQSVVPHTPPSTPVKLEEDLLQEPAPGDDSDAATFKPMLPDLSPDEPSEALGFSTLEEEEEAQGPPSPTPDPAADPEPASAPVAEETAPPAAEEGSAVDPGSDGSPGKSPSKKKKKFRTPSFLKKSKKRGDS; this is encoded by the exons GCTTTCTGTGAAGAGTTGGAGTCAATGatacaagaacaatttaaaaagggGAAGAACCCCACAGGCCTATTGGCATTGCAGCAGATTGCAGATTTCATGACCACCAATGTACCAAATGTCTATCCAGCAGCTCCACAAGGAGGGATGGCCGCCTTAAACATGA GTCTTGGTATGGTGACTCCTGTGAATGACCTCAGAGGCTCGGACTCCATTGCTTATGACAAAGGGGAGAAACTGCTGCGATGTAAACTGGCAGCGTTTTACAGGCTGGCAGATCTCTTTGGGTGGTCCCAGCTCATCTACAATCACATCACG ACCAGAGTGAACTCGGAGCAGGAGCACTTCCTCATTGTACCTTTTGGACTTCTTTACAGTGAAGTGACTGCATCCAGCCTG gtTAAGATAAATCTACAAGGAGATATCGTGGATCGTGGAAGTACTAACCTAGGAGTGAACCAAGCTGGCTTCACATTGCATTCTGCAATCTATGCTGCACGGCCAGATGTTAAGTGTGTTGTGCACATTCACACCCCAGCAGGAGCTGCG GTCTCTGCCATGAAGTGCGGCCTCTTGCCCATCTCCCCAGAAGCACTTTCCCTTGGAGAAGTGGCTTATCATGACTATCATGGCATTCTGGTTGATGAAGAGGAAAAGGTTTTGATTCAGAAAAATCTGGGGCCCAGAAGTAAG GTTCTCATTCTCCGGAATCACGGGCTCGTGTCAGTGGGAGAGAGCGTGGAGGAGGCTTTCTATTACATCCATAACCTCGTGGTTGCCTGTGAAATCCAG GTTCGGACGCTGGCCAGTGCAGGAGGGCCAGACAACTTAGTACTGCTGGATCCCGGGAAGTACAAGGCCAAATCCCGTGCTCCAGGGTCTCCGGCGGGGGAAGGCACTACATCACCTCCCAAGTGGCAGATTGGGGAGCAGGAATTTGAAGCCCTCATGCGGATGCTTGATAATCTG GGCTACAGGACTGGCTATCCCTATCGATACCCTGCTCTAAGAGAGAAATCTAAAAAATACAGCGATGTGGAGGTTCCTGCTAGTGTCACTGGTTACTCCTTTGCTAGTGACGGTGATTCGGGCACTTGCTCCCCTCTCAGACACAGTTTTCAGAAGCAGCAGCGAGAGAAGACAAGATGGCTGAACTCTGGCCGGGGTGACGAAGCTTCTGAGGAAGGGCAGAATGGAAGCAGTCCCAAGTCGAAGACTAAG TGGACTAAAGAGGATGGACCTAGAACTTCCACCTCTGCTGTCCCTAACCTGTTTGTCCCATTGAACACTAACCCAAAAGAGGTCCAGGAGATGAGGAACAAG ATCCGAGAGCAGAACTTGCAGGACATTAAAACTGCTGGCCCTCAGTCCCAGGTTTTGTGTGGTGTGGTGATGGACAGAAGCCTCGTCCAG GGGGAGCTGGTGACGGCCTCCAAGGCCATCATTGAGAAGGAGTACCAGCCCCACGTCATCGTGAGCACCACAGGCCCCAACCCCTTCAACACACTCACAGACCGCGAGCTGGAGGAGTACCGCAGGGAGGTGGAGCGGAAGCAGAAGGGCTCTGAAG ACAATCTGGATGAGGCGAGAGAGCAGAAGGAAGAGAGCCTTCCAGACCAGTCGGTTGTGCCCCACACTCCCCCCAGCACCCCTGTCAAGCTTGAAGAAG ACCTCCTGCAGGAGCCGGCTCCCGGAGACGACAGCGATGCTGCCACCTTCAAGCCGATGCTACCTGACCTGTCCCCCGACGAGCCTTCAGAAGCACTTGGCTTCTCGActctagaggaggaggaggaagcccagggTCCCCCAAGCCCTACCCCAGACCCCGCTGCTGACcctgagccagcctcagccccagtaGCTGAGGAGACAGCACCCCCAGCTGCCGAGGAGGGGTCTGCTGTGGATCCCGGCAGCGACGGGTCTCCAGGCAAGTCCCCGtctaagaagaagaagaagttccgcactccttccttcctgaagaAGAGCAAGAAGAGGGGTGACTCCTGA
- the Add1 gene encoding alpha-adducin isoform X3 has product MNGDTRAAVVTSPPPTTAPHKERYFDRVDENNPEYLRERNMAPDLRQDFNMMEQKKRVSMILQSPAFCEELESMIQEQFKKGKNPTGLLALQQIADFMTTNVPNVYPAAPQGGMAALNMSLGMVTPVNDLRGSDSIAYDKGEKLLRCKLAAFYRLADLFGWSQLIYNHITTRVNSEQEHFLIVPFGLLYSEVTASSLVKINLQGDIVDRGSTNLGVNQAGFTLHSAIYAARPDVKCVVHIHTPAGAAVSAMKCGLLPISPEALSLGEVAYHDYHGILVDEEEKVLIQKNLGPRSKVLILRNHGLVSVGESVEEAFYYIHNLVVACEIQVRTLASAGGPDNLVLLDPGKYKAKSRAPGSPAGEGTTSPPKWQIGEQEFEALMRMLDNLGYRTGYPYRYPALREKSKKYSDVEVPASVTGYSFASDGDSGTCSPLRHSFQKQQREKTRWLNSGRGDEASEEGQNGSSPKSKTKVWTNITHDHVKPLLQSLSSGVCVPSCITNCLWTKEDGPRTSTSAVPNLFVPLNTNPKEVQEMRNKIREQNLQDIKTAGPQSQVLCGVVMDRSLVQGELVTASKAIIEKEYQPHVIVSTTGPNPFNTLTDRELEEYRREVERKQKGSEDNLDEAREQKEESLPDQSVVPHTPPSTPVKLEEDLLQEPAPGDDSDAATFKPMLPDLSPDEPSEALGFSTLEEEEEAQGPPSPTPDPAADPEPASAPVAEETAPPAAEEGSAVDPGSDGSPGKSPSKKKKKFRTPSFLKKSKKRGDS; this is encoded by the exons GCTTTCTGTGAAGAGTTGGAGTCAATGatacaagaacaatttaaaaagggGAAGAACCCCACAGGCCTATTGGCATTGCAGCAGATTGCAGATTTCATGACCACCAATGTACCAAATGTCTATCCAGCAGCTCCACAAGGAGGGATGGCCGCCTTAAACATGA GTCTTGGTATGGTGACTCCTGTGAATGACCTCAGAGGCTCGGACTCCATTGCTTATGACAAAGGGGAGAAACTGCTGCGATGTAAACTGGCAGCGTTTTACAGGCTGGCAGATCTCTTTGGGTGGTCCCAGCTCATCTACAATCACATCACG ACCAGAGTGAACTCGGAGCAGGAGCACTTCCTCATTGTACCTTTTGGACTTCTTTACAGTGAAGTGACTGCATCCAGCCTG gtTAAGATAAATCTACAAGGAGATATCGTGGATCGTGGAAGTACTAACCTAGGAGTGAACCAAGCTGGCTTCACATTGCATTCTGCAATCTATGCTGCACGGCCAGATGTTAAGTGTGTTGTGCACATTCACACCCCAGCAGGAGCTGCG GTCTCTGCCATGAAGTGCGGCCTCTTGCCCATCTCCCCAGAAGCACTTTCCCTTGGAGAAGTGGCTTATCATGACTATCATGGCATTCTGGTTGATGAAGAGGAAAAGGTTTTGATTCAGAAAAATCTGGGGCCCAGAAGTAAG GTTCTCATTCTCCGGAATCACGGGCTCGTGTCAGTGGGAGAGAGCGTGGAGGAGGCTTTCTATTACATCCATAACCTCGTGGTTGCCTGTGAAATCCAG GTTCGGACGCTGGCCAGTGCAGGAGGGCCAGACAACTTAGTACTGCTGGATCCCGGGAAGTACAAGGCCAAATCCCGTGCTCCAGGGTCTCCGGCGGGGGAAGGCACTACATCACCTCCCAAGTGGCAGATTGGGGAGCAGGAATTTGAAGCCCTCATGCGGATGCTTGATAATCTG GGCTACAGGACTGGCTATCCCTATCGATACCCTGCTCTAAGAGAGAAATCTAAAAAATACAGCGATGTGGAGGTTCCTGCTAGTGTCACTGGTTACTCCTTTGCTAGTGACGGTGATTCGGGCACTTGCTCCCCTCTCAGACACAGTTTTCAGAAGCAGCAGCGAGAGAAGACAAGATGGCTGAACTCTGGCCGGGGTGACGAAGCTTCTGAGGAAGGGCAGAATGGAAGCAGTCCCAAGTCGAAGACTAAGGTGTGGACGAACATTACACACGATCACGTGAAACCCTTGCTGCAGTCTCTCTCGTCCGGTGTCTGCGTGCCAAGCTGTATTACCAACTGCTTG TGGACTAAAGAGGATGGACCTAGAACTTCCACCTCTGCTGTCCCTAACCTGTTTGTCCCATTGAACACTAACCCAAAAGAGGTCCAGGAGATGAGGAACAAG ATCCGAGAGCAGAACTTGCAGGACATTAAAACTGCTGGCCCTCAGTCCCAGGTTTTGTGTGGTGTGGTGATGGACAGAAGCCTCGTCCAG GGGGAGCTGGTGACGGCCTCCAAGGCCATCATTGAGAAGGAGTACCAGCCCCACGTCATCGTGAGCACCACAGGCCCCAACCCCTTCAACACACTCACAGACCGCGAGCTGGAGGAGTACCGCAGGGAGGTGGAGCGGAAGCAGAAGGGCTCTGAAG ACAATCTGGATGAGGCGAGAGAGCAGAAGGAAGAGAGCCTTCCAGACCAGTCGGTTGTGCCCCACACTCCCCCCAGCACCCCTGTCAAGCTTGAAGAAG ACCTCCTGCAGGAGCCGGCTCCCGGAGACGACAGCGATGCTGCCACCTTCAAGCCGATGCTACCTGACCTGTCCCCCGACGAGCCTTCAGAAGCACTTGGCTTCTCGActctagaggaggaggaggaagcccagggTCCCCCAAGCCCTACCCCAGACCCCGCTGCTGACcctgagccagcctcagccccagtaGCTGAGGAGACAGCACCCCCAGCTGCCGAGGAGGGGTCTGCTGTGGATCCCGGCAGCGACGGGTCTCCAGGCAAGTCCCCGtctaagaagaagaagaagttccgcactccttccttcctgaagaAGAGCAAGAAGAGGGGTGACTCCTGA
- the Add1 gene encoding alpha-adducin isoform X5: protein MNGDTRAAVVTSPPPTTAPHKERYFDRVDENNPEYLRERNMAPDLRQDFNMMEQKKRVSMILQSPAFCEELESMIQEQFKKGKNPTGLLALQQIADFMTTNVPNVYPAAPQGGMAALNMSLGMVTPVNDLRGSDSIAYDKGEKLLRCKLAAFYRLADLFGWSQLIYNHITTRVNSEQEHFLIVPFGLLYSEVTASSLVKINLQGDIVDRGSTNLGVNQAGFTLHSAIYAARPDVKCVVHIHTPAGAAVSAMKCGLLPISPEALSLGEVAYHDYHGILVDEEEKVLIQKNLGPRSKVLILRNHGLVSVGESVEEAFYYIHNLVVACEIQVRTLASAGGPDNLVLLDPGKYKAKSRAPGSPAGEGTTSPPKWQIGEQEFEALMRMLDNLGYRTGYPYRYPALREKSKKYSDVEVPASVTGYSFASDGDSGTCSPLRHSFQKQQREKTRWLNSGRGDEASEEGQNGSSPKSKTKVWTNITHDHVKPLLQSLSSGVCVPSCITNCLWTKEDGPRTSTSAVPNLFVPLNTNPKEVQEMRNKIREQNLQDIKTAGPQSQVLCGVVMDRSLVQDAPLSDCTETIEGLELTEQTFSPAKSLYFRKGELVTASKAIIEKEYQPHVIVSTTGPNPFNTLTDRELEEYRREVERKQKGSEDNLDEAREQKEESLPDQSVVPHTPPSTPVKLEEGAGCAKEYLLP, encoded by the exons GCTTTCTGTGAAGAGTTGGAGTCAATGatacaagaacaatttaaaaagggGAAGAACCCCACAGGCCTATTGGCATTGCAGCAGATTGCAGATTTCATGACCACCAATGTACCAAATGTCTATCCAGCAGCTCCACAAGGAGGGATGGCCGCCTTAAACATGA GTCTTGGTATGGTGACTCCTGTGAATGACCTCAGAGGCTCGGACTCCATTGCTTATGACAAAGGGGAGAAACTGCTGCGATGTAAACTGGCAGCGTTTTACAGGCTGGCAGATCTCTTTGGGTGGTCCCAGCTCATCTACAATCACATCACG ACCAGAGTGAACTCGGAGCAGGAGCACTTCCTCATTGTACCTTTTGGACTTCTTTACAGTGAAGTGACTGCATCCAGCCTG gtTAAGATAAATCTACAAGGAGATATCGTGGATCGTGGAAGTACTAACCTAGGAGTGAACCAAGCTGGCTTCACATTGCATTCTGCAATCTATGCTGCACGGCCAGATGTTAAGTGTGTTGTGCACATTCACACCCCAGCAGGAGCTGCG GTCTCTGCCATGAAGTGCGGCCTCTTGCCCATCTCCCCAGAAGCACTTTCCCTTGGAGAAGTGGCTTATCATGACTATCATGGCATTCTGGTTGATGAAGAGGAAAAGGTTTTGATTCAGAAAAATCTGGGGCCCAGAAGTAAG GTTCTCATTCTCCGGAATCACGGGCTCGTGTCAGTGGGAGAGAGCGTGGAGGAGGCTTTCTATTACATCCATAACCTCGTGGTTGCCTGTGAAATCCAG GTTCGGACGCTGGCCAGTGCAGGAGGGCCAGACAACTTAGTACTGCTGGATCCCGGGAAGTACAAGGCCAAATCCCGTGCTCCAGGGTCTCCGGCGGGGGAAGGCACTACATCACCTCCCAAGTGGCAGATTGGGGAGCAGGAATTTGAAGCCCTCATGCGGATGCTTGATAATCTG GGCTACAGGACTGGCTATCCCTATCGATACCCTGCTCTAAGAGAGAAATCTAAAAAATACAGCGATGTGGAGGTTCCTGCTAGTGTCACTGGTTACTCCTTTGCTAGTGACGGTGATTCGGGCACTTGCTCCCCTCTCAGACACAGTTTTCAGAAGCAGCAGCGAGAGAAGACAAGATGGCTGAACTCTGGCCGGGGTGACGAAGCTTCTGAGGAAGGGCAGAATGGAAGCAGTCCCAAGTCGAAGACTAAGGTGTGGACGAACATTACACACGATCACGTGAAACCCTTGCTGCAGTCTCTCTCGTCCGGTGTCTGCGTGCCAAGCTGTATTACCAACTGCTTG TGGACTAAAGAGGATGGACCTAGAACTTCCACCTCTGCTGTCCCTAACCTGTTTGTCCCATTGAACACTAACCCAAAAGAGGTCCAGGAGATGAGGAACAAG ATCCGAGAGCAGAACTTGCAGGACATTAAAACTGCTGGCCCTCAGTCCCAGGTTTTGTGTGGTGTGGTGATGGACAGAAGCCTCGTCCAG GACGCACCCCTCTCTGACTGTACGGAGACTATCGAAGGGCTCGAGCTTACAGAGCAGACCTTTAGCCCTGCTAAATCTCTCTATTTTAGAAAG GGGGAGCTGGTGACGGCCTCCAAGGCCATCATTGAGAAGGAGTACCAGCCCCACGTCATCGTGAGCACCACAGGCCCCAACCCCTTCAACACACTCACAGACCGCGAGCTGGAGGAGTACCGCAGGGAGGTGGAGCGGAAGCAGAAGGGCTCTGAAG ACAATCTGGATGAGGCGAGAGAGCAGAAGGAAGAGAGCCTTCCAGACCAGTCGGTTGTGCCCCACACTCCCCCCAGCACCCCTGTCAAGCTTGAAGAAG GAGCTGGATGTGCTAAAGAGTACCTGCTGCCCTA A